The Clostridia bacterium genomic sequence TTTTAAAGAAATAGTCGCCCAACGGTACGCGGACTTGGTTTACGACGGGGTTTGGTTTCATCCTCTCCGTGAAGCGCTTGACGCTTTTGTCGAGCGGACCCAAGAAACGGTTACCGGCAAGGTGCGGCTGAAACTTTATAAAGGCAATTGTATGCCTGCAGGAAGCACTTCCCCCTACTCACTTTACAGCCCGGAACTAGCGACGTTTGAGGCGGACGAGGTTTATAACCAAAAGGATGCGGAAGGCTTTATTAACCTCTTTGGATTACCTCTTAAAGTCCAAGCTTTGGTAAGGCGTCGGACCGGCAAGAAGTTACAGTCAGGTAAATAGGGCTTGGCAGCGGAAGGAATGATAGGATTGAAACTATGGGCTGGTAGATTTTCACAAGAAACCGACCGCTTGGCAAATAAGTTCCAGGCTTCCATATCCTTTGACCAGCGCTTGTACCGGCATGATATCCAGGGCAGCATAGCTCATGCCAAAATGCTGGCTAGCTGCGGTATCATTTCTGCTGATGAGTCTAAGCAGATTGTCGAAGGCCTTAAGCAGGTACTGCTAGACATTGAATCAGGACGGTCGGTGTTATCGGAAGAACAAGAGGATATCCACCTTAACATTGAATACCTGCTGACTCAAAAGATCGGCAAAGTAGGGGAAAAGCTGCACACGGCTCGCAGCCGAAATGATCAAGTAGCCTTGGACCTGCGGCTATATCTACGCGAAGAAATCTTGACCTTAATGACTTCCGTAGACAAGCTGATCGCTAAGTTTTTAACTTTGGCCGAGCAGCACCAGTCAACCATCATGCCCGGCTATACTCATTTGCAAAGAGCCCAGCCTATTACTTTGGGTCACCACCTGTGTGCTTATGCTTCCATGCTGATGAGGGACTTGGAGCGCTTGCGGGATACGTTTGACCGAGTCAACCAATGCCCCTTAGGTGCGGGTGCATTGGCGGGTACTACCCTTCCCATCGATCGGCAAATGGTAGCTGATCAATTAGGGTTCTCTGGGTTAATAGCCAATACCCTGGACGCGGTTAGCGATCGGGACTTCATTGTGGAATTCCTTAGCAGCGTTTCCATACTGATGATGCACTTAAGCCGCTTTAGCGAGGAGCTAATCCTTTGGGCATCAGCTGAATTTGCTTTTGTGGAAATTGACGATAGCTATGCTACTGGTTCCAGCATGATGCCACAGAAGAAAAACCCCGACATTGCTGAGCTGATCCGGGGCAAGACGGGAAGGGTATACGGCCACTTGCTTGGTTTATTAACTACCCTGAAGGGACTGCCTTTAGCTTACAACAAAGATCTGCAGGAAGACAAAGAAGGTTTATTCGATGCCATCGATACCGTCCTTGCTTGTGTTACGGTCTTGACGCAGATGCTAAACCACTTGCGCTTCAATAAGCAGCACATGTACGGACAGGCCAGCCAGGGCTTTGCTTGTGCTACCGACGTGGCCGAATACCTGGTAGCTCGAGGGATCCCCTTTCGGGAAGCACATGCCGTAGTAGGAAAGATAGTTGCATACGCGTTAAAAACCAATCGGGATTTGAGCCAGCTCGACCTGGGTGAATGGCGGCAGTTTTCGCCAGTGTTTAATGAAGACATTTTTCAGGTTATTAAGGTGGAGACGGCTGTGAATCGGCGCCGGACTATTGGTGGCCCGGCTCCAGAGGCCACAATAGCAGAAATTGGCCGGCTACGTTCTCGCCTAGCCGAACTTCGAAAATGGAAGGAGGAGAAAGCCAAGCAGGCAGGACTTGATGATCTGGCTGGAATGCCAGCTTGAGCTGCCTCAAGCCCAACTACCCAGCCTTGCCATGTCGCAGGGGCTGGTTACGGCTCAGTTTAGTACGGGAGGACGGTAGGATGAAGTGGGCAGCAATTTTATTGTATGTGGGTGTGTTGGTCACGGTAGGATTGCTTAGTGCTCGCAAGACCAAAAGCGTGAGTGATTTCTTCTTGGGTGGACGGTCTATTGGCCCGTGGATTTCAGCTTTTGCTTACGGTACCACCTACTTTTCGGCGGTAATCTTTATCGGTTATGCTGGAAAGATAGGCTGGGGTTTTGGCCTCAGTGACCTGTGGATCGTGGCTGGCAATGTTTTCTTGGGAACTTATTTGGCGTGGAAGGTATTGGCCCGACCTACTCGGGAGATGACGGCTCGACTAGGGGTTTTGACTATGCCCGCTTTTCTTGAGGCTCGCTACCAAAGCCGCGGCCTTAAGATCCTGGGTGCCTTGGTTATCTTTATTTTCTTGGTTCCGTACTCGGCCTCGGTGTATATGGGTTTAAGCTATCTCCTGGAGGGAATATTTGGTGTTCCTTATTTTGGAGCCTTGGCCCTGATCGCAGGGTTGACCGCTCTGTACTTGGTTTTGGGCGGTTACTTTGCGGTAACCTTGAATGATTTTATCCAGGGCCTCATCATGCTGGTTGGATCGGTGCTATTAATAAGTCATGTGTTGGCCCATCCTTGTGTAGGCGGCCTAGCCCAAGGAATTAGCAGACTTGCTAGTTATGATCCCGGTTTGGTCAAAGTAGTAGGGCCTCCCGGAGCAGTGCCGCTTTTCTCTCTGGTAATTTTGACTAGCTTGGGGACTTGGGGTCTTCCTCAGATGGTTCAGAAGTTCTATTCCATTAAAGACGAAAGGGGTATTCGGCCGGCCACGGTTGTCTCTAGCGTTTTTGCCCTCGTGATTACTTTCGCTGCCTATTTTACCGGCGCTTTGGGGCGGCTCTTTCTTAATAACCATATGCCGGTCTGGAACGGGCGCCCCAACCCGGACCTGGTTATGCCTCATGTAATAGCCCAAGCGCTTCCAGAAGTCCTGTCGGTGATAGTTCTGCTATTGGTCCTGGCTGCATCCATGTCTACCCTGGCTTCCTTAGTGTTAGTCTCAAGCTCCGCTATATCCTTGGATTTGGTAAAGGGAGCTCTTTTTCCGCGCATCGGCCAGAAGGCACAGGTATTGCTTCTTCGCACCTTTTGCCTGTTGTTTACTCTGCTATCGGTTGTAATTGCTCTTACTCCTACTTTCATTGTCACTTTGATGTCCATTTCTTGGGGTACAGTTGCTGGAGTATTCCTTGCTCCCTATCTGTACGGGTTGTATTACAAAGGTACCACTAGAGCCGGAGCTTGGGCAGGAGCAGTTACCGGCCTAGGGCTCTCGTTAGGCTTGGCTTGGTACTACCATATGGATGATAAACTGATCCCTACTATAGGTTCGGTGGCCATGATAGTTCCCTTAGTGGTGGTGCCGCTGATCAGCTGGGTTACCAATAAGCTGAGAGAAGAGCACTTATCTTGAGTATTTGGCGATAGGGGTAGATTTAGGAAGGACGGAACGGCTCTTGATGATGTTGGATAAGATCATGAACGGTTAAGGCAGGATTTATGGGATGCTTTCGCGAATTGGAAGGACCGATAAGGAAAACAGCGCACCCATTACCCACTGGCCGCACCGGTTTGAAGCCCAAGATTACGGCTGGTCTAGCCTGTAGGCAAATACGGCGCTGCGGGTAGGGGCAAGGCGCATAATCAGCTGAGCTGGCGATTACGAAGGGAAGGTAGCGGAGAAGGATGCGGCAATTGCTGTCTGGAAATGAGGCGATAGCTCGGGGAGCTTATGAGGCGGGAGTACGAGTCGCTGCGGCCTACCCTGGGACGCCCAGTACGGAAATACTGGAGAACATAGCCGAATACCCGGAAATATATGCTGAGTGGTCGCCCAACGAAAAAGTGGCTCTAGAAGTAGGAGCGGGAGCGGCCATGGCAGGGGCCCGGGCCTTAGTGGCCATGAAACACGTAGGCTTGAATGTAGCCGCCGACCCCTTCTTTACCTTAGCCTATACCGGTGTCAACGGTGGCTTAGTAGTGGTCTCGGCCGACGACCCAGGAATGCATAGTTCCCAAAACGAGCAGGACAACCGCTTATATGCGCGGGCAGCCCAAGTACCGATGCTGGAGCCAAGCGATAGCCAAGAGGCTAAGGACTTTGTCAAAGTAGCACTGGATCTTTCCGAGCAATACGATACCCCGGTTTTAATGCGAATCACCACCCGAATAGCCCATTCCAAATCCTTGGTAGAACTGGCGGAGCGGGCGGAAATACCGCTAAGATCGTATATCAAGGATACAGGGAAATACGTTATGCTGCCTGGCTTTGCCCGAGAGCGGCACCCACTGTTATTAAAGCGAATGGAGCAGCTGGGAGAATTTAGTAATACCAGTGACTTACAGAAGGTGGAGTGGGGGGTCGGAAAGCGGCATATTGGTTTTATTTGTGCGGGAGTAGCCTATCAATACGTTCGAGAATCATTTCCCGAAGCCTCCATCCTGAAGCTGGGTATGACCTATCCTTTGCCAAGGCGACTGATCGAGGAGTTCGCCTCCCAGGTGGATGAGCTCTACGTGATTGAGGAACTAGAACCCTTCATGGAAGATCAGCTAAAAGCTTGGGGGATAAAGGTAGAGGGCAAATCCCGGCTTCCCCGAGTGGGGGAGTTATCTCCGGAGATAATCCACCAGAGCTTTGTAATACAGTTGGGGCCCACAAACAAGGGCGATGTGCCTTTCCCGGTCCCAGCTTCCCAACCTTCTGATCCGGAAATGGATATGGCAGAAGAACCAGATGCAGTAACACCGACAATAGACTGGTGCTTCCAAGCTATTCCTGGCCGGCCGCCGGTTCTTTGCCCGGGGTGTCCTCACCGAGGGGTATTCTACGCCTTGCAGCGTTTGCGCTTGACCGTTACCGGCGATATTGGTTGTTATACCTTGGGGGCATTGCGCCCGCTAAGTAGCATGGACAGTTGCCTTTGCATGGGGGCAAGCATTAGCATGGCCCATGGAATGGAGAAAGCCCGAGGAAAGGATACGGGCCAAAGGACGGTAGCGGTTATCGGTGACTCAACTTTTCTGCACTCGGGCATCGCTCCGTTAATGGATGTAGTATATAACCGAGGTTCTAGCACGGTTATTATTCTCGATAATCGTACTACGGCTATGACTGGCCACCAGGACCACCCCGGAACTGGATTTACTATCCGCCGAGAGCCTACTTGGGCTGTTGATCTAGAGGCTTTGTGTAGGGCATTAGGCGTTAAGCAGATTTGGGTGCTAGATCCACTGGACTTGGATAAGTTGCGCGAGGGTATTCGTAAAGCAACTGAAGCTGACGAACCCTCCGTGATCATTGCTCGCCATCCTTGCGTTCTTCTGGAAAATCCTTTCCAGGATCGTCTATATCAAGTTATACCCGATAAATGCGTCTCCTGTGGTCTGTGCCGAGACTTAGGATGTCCAGGACTGATATTTGAGCTACGTTCGTTGCTTCCAGAGACAGGGTCGTCTAGCGCTGAGAGATTGTTGCCCAGGATCGATCCTGATCAATGCAGAGGGTGTGGACTCTGCGCGCAAGTATGTAACCACCAAGCCATAGCAGAGGTGCCAAAAAGCCAGGGCGCGGAGGAGGGGTGACTTTGGGCGAAGAGAGGATAAGCAAAAAAGATATACTCTTGGTAGGGGTAGGCGGCCAGGGTACAGTCCTAGCTGGCAAAATACTAGCCCAGGTGGGAGTTAAGGCTGGATTAGCTGCCAAAGTCTCCGAGATTCATGGCATGGCTCAGCGCGGAGGTGGCGTAGTTACTCAGGTTCGTTTGGGCTCTTCAGTTTCTTCGCCAGTTGTTTCCAGGGGGCAAGTGGATGCGATTATAGCCTTTGAGAAATTGGAGGCAGCTCGGTGGATTCCTTATCTGAGCTCCCAGGGGTGGATGATTGTCAACGATCAGGAAGTCATGCCTTTACCGGTCTTGGCCGGGGAGGCCGTATACCCGGCTGGTATAATTGGCCAACTATGTTGCCAGCTCCACCAACTTCGCGTCGTGCAGGCCGTAAAGCTAGCGACTGAATGCGGTTCCCCTCGATCTATGAATCTAGTGCTTCTGGGCATTCTTGCTCCTTCTTTAGGGTTCCCGCGGACCCTGTGGGAGGAAGTGATCGCCGAGGCTGTTCCCCCTAGCACTCGGGAAGTGAATCTAAAAGCCTTTGGACGAGGCTGGGCCTTAGAAAGCACTGCTTAATCTAGTCGCTTTCAAAAATCGATAACTAGATTTGCAACCCTAAGGAACTATTTGCCCCTTCACCTATGTGCAGGGGTTTTTCTACCATCGTCCAAAAAGTGCTGGTTCGTCAGTTGCGGCGGTTCCGGCGTTCTCATCTATCCCACAAACGCAGCGGAAACAAAGCCAGAGTGATATTGGCCGCTGTCCATTTTAAGCAAAAAAATTCCCCCGATGACAGGAAAAGGTTATCCTATATCGAATAGAAAAACATATAGTATAACACATTTCTTGTTGAGTTTAGGGGGTATGAAGCTTGAGCAAAATAACGCTTACAGTTATAAAGGCTGACGTAGGTGGTTACGTGGGCCATTCAGGAGTGCACCCAGCATTGATAGAGCGCGCCCAGGAAGTCCTCAGCGCCAGCGATCTACTGGTTGATTATTATGTTACCCATGTTGGAGACGATTTAAATTTGATAATGACCCATAAATATGGAATGGATGATGCCCGGATTCATGAGTTAGCTTGGAATACGTTTACTGCCTGTACTAGCACGGCCAAAGAGCTGAAACTATATGGGGCCGGGCAAGATCTGTTAAGTGATGCTTTTTCTGGAAATGTCAAGGGCATGGGTCCTGGAGTAGCAGAGATGGAATTCGAAGAACGAAAGAGCGAGCCGGTAGTAGTGTTTATGGCTGACAAGACTGAGCCTGGAGCTTGGAACCTGCCGCTTTATAAAATGTTTGCCGACCCCTTTAATACTATTGGATTAGTTATAGATCCCAAAATGCACGAAGGGTTCTGCTTTGAGGTACATGACTTAATTAATAGCCAAAAAGTGCTGTTTAACACGCCGGAGGAAATTTATGACTTATTGGTGTTCATAGGTGCTCCTGGGCATTATTGTATTAAGGCAGTCTACACTAAGAACGGCGAAATTGCTGCTAGCTCTAGCACCCAGCGTCTCAATCTTATGGCTGGCCGTTACGTGGGAAAAGACGACCCGGTGCTAATTGTTCGCTGCCAGAGCGGTCTTCCTGCTTTAGGAGAGGTTCTAGAACCCTTCAGTTTCCCTCACCTGGTTGCAGGATGGATGCGGGGTTCGCACCATGGGCCATTGATGCCAGTATCGGTAGATCAATCCACACCTACTCGCTTTGATGGCCCACCCCGGGTTGTAGCTTTAGGGTTCCAAATTGCCAATGGCAAGCTGGTCGGGCCCCAAGATCTTTTTGCTGATCCGGCCTTTGATCGGGCTCGCCAAACTGCTAATGAAGTCGCTGATTATCTGAGGCGCTTGGGCCCATTTGAGCCCCACCGTTTAGGGTTGGGGGAGATGGAATATACCACCATGCCGGAAGTATTACGCAAGCTGGCGAATCGGTTTATGCCTATTGGGGAAGAGGATAAACCGCTGCGCGAGGTGGCTGGTGGTAAGGGCAGATAAAACTTAATTGTGGCGTTCTTTAAGGGCAAGAATGGCCCTGGTCGGTACAGGAGGCCGGGGCCTTTCTTTTGGTCCGGTAATTTTGGTTAAAATAGTAACTGGCTGCAGTTAATCAAATAGGCGGAAGGAGAGGGCAAGCTGGTGCGGATATCCGGTCGCGAAGACTTGAGGTTACGGCTAGCCAGTATTGATGGCAAAGGTTATAAAGCTTACCAGGATATTGAGGGGGCTTATGACTTTGGTTTCTTTACGTTATATGTTGACCATGCGCAGAGCGACCCATTTGCGCCGCCGTCGCGCCTTAGGGCCCGC encodes the following:
- the argH gene encoding argininosuccinate lyase — protein: MKLWAGRFSQETDRLANKFQASISFDQRLYRHDIQGSIAHAKMLASCGIISADESKQIVEGLKQVLLDIESGRSVLSEEQEDIHLNIEYLLTQKIGKVGEKLHTARSRNDQVALDLRLYLREEILTLMTSVDKLIAKFLTLAEQHQSTIMPGYTHLQRAQPITLGHHLCAYASMLMRDLERLRDTFDRVNQCPLGAGALAGTTLPIDRQMVADQLGFSGLIANTLDAVSDRDFIVEFLSSVSILMMHLSRFSEELILWASAEFAFVEIDDSYATGSSMMPQKKNPDIAELIRGKTGRVYGHLLGLLTTLKGLPLAYNKDLQEDKEGLFDAIDTVLACVTVLTQMLNHLRFNKQHMYGQASQGFACATDVAEYLVARGIPFREAHAVVGKIVAYALKTNRDLSQLDLGEWRQFSPVFNEDIFQVIKVETAVNRRRTIGGPAPEATIAEIGRLRSRLAELRKWKEEKAKQAGLDDLAGMPA
- a CDS encoding sodium:solute symporter; the encoded protein is MKWAAILLYVGVLVTVGLLSARKTKSVSDFFLGGRSIGPWISAFAYGTTYFSAVIFIGYAGKIGWGFGLSDLWIVAGNVFLGTYLAWKVLARPTREMTARLGVLTMPAFLEARYQSRGLKILGALVIFIFLVPYSASVYMGLSYLLEGIFGVPYFGALALIAGLTALYLVLGGYFAVTLNDFIQGLIMLVGSVLLISHVLAHPCVGGLAQGISRLASYDPGLVKVVGPPGAVPLFSLVILTSLGTWGLPQMVQKFYSIKDERGIRPATVVSSVFALVITFAAYFTGALGRLFLNNHMPVWNGRPNPDLVMPHVIAQALPEVLSVIVLLLVLAASMSTLASLVLVSSSAISLDLVKGALFPRIGQKAQVLLLRTFCLLFTLLSVVIALTPTFIVTLMSISWGTVAGVFLAPYLYGLYYKGTTRAGAWAGAVTGLGLSLGLAWYYHMDDKLIPTIGSVAMIVPLVVVPLISWVTNKLREEHLS
- the iorA gene encoding indolepyruvate ferredoxin oxidoreductase subunit alpha, with product MRQLLSGNEAIARGAYEAGVRVAAAYPGTPSTEILENIAEYPEIYAEWSPNEKVALEVGAGAAMAGARALVAMKHVGLNVAADPFFTLAYTGVNGGLVVVSADDPGMHSSQNEQDNRLYARAAQVPMLEPSDSQEAKDFVKVALDLSEQYDTPVLMRITTRIAHSKSLVELAERAEIPLRSYIKDTGKYVMLPGFARERHPLLLKRMEQLGEFSNTSDLQKVEWGVGKRHIGFICAGVAYQYVRESFPEASILKLGMTYPLPRRLIEEFASQVDELYVIEELEPFMEDQLKAWGIKVEGKSRLPRVGELSPEIIHQSFVIQLGPTNKGDVPFPVPASQPSDPEMDMAEEPDAVTPTIDWCFQAIPGRPPVLCPGCPHRGVFYALQRLRLTVTGDIGCYTLGALRPLSSMDSCLCMGASISMAHGMEKARGKDTGQRTVAVIGDSTFLHSGIAPLMDVVYNRGSSTVIILDNRTTAMTGHQDHPGTGFTIRREPTWAVDLEALCRALGVKQIWVLDPLDLDKLREGIRKATEADEPSVIIARHPCVLLENPFQDRLYQVIPDKCVSCGLCRDLGCPGLIFELRSLLPETGSSSAERLLPRIDPDQCRGCGLCAQVCNHQAIAEVPKSQGAEEG
- a CDS encoding indolepyruvate oxidoreductase subunit beta; amino-acid sequence: MSKKDILLVGVGGQGTVLAGKILAQVGVKAGLAAKVSEIHGMAQRGGGVVTQVRLGSSVSSPVVSRGQVDAIIAFEKLEAARWIPYLSSQGWMIVNDQEVMPLPVLAGEAVYPAGIIGQLCCQLHQLRVVQAVKLATECGSPRSMNLVLLGILAPSLGFPRTLWEEVIAEAVPPSTREVNLKAFGRGWALESTA
- a CDS encoding fructose 1,6-bisphosphatase: MSKITLTVIKADVGGYVGHSGVHPALIERAQEVLSASDLLVDYYVTHVGDDLNLIMTHKYGMDDARIHELAWNTFTACTSTAKELKLYGAGQDLLSDAFSGNVKGMGPGVAEMEFEERKSEPVVVFMADKTEPGAWNLPLYKMFADPFNTIGLVIDPKMHEGFCFEVHDLINSQKVLFNTPEEIYDLLVFIGAPGHYCIKAVYTKNGEIAASSSTQRLNLMAGRYVGKDDPVLIVRCQSGLPALGEVLEPFSFPHLVAGWMRGSHHGPLMPVSVDQSTPTRFDGPPRVVALGFQIANGKLVGPQDLFADPAFDRARQTANEVADYLRRLGPFEPHRLGLGEMEYTTMPEVLRKLANRFMPIGEEDKPLREVAGGKGR